A single Elaeis guineensis isolate ETL-2024a chromosome 15, EG11, whole genome shotgun sequence DNA region contains:
- the LOC105058671 gene encoding homeobox-leucine zipper protein ROC8 isoform X1, whose protein sequence is MDSGDEPETPEQQGRKKRCHRHTPKQIQELEAMFKVCPHPDEKQRMQLSRDLGLEARQIKFWFQNRRTQMKSQHERAGNCALRAENDKIRCENIAMKEALKNAICPSCGGPPTNEDSYVDEQKLRMENARLKDELDRVSSFASKYLGRPVTQLPSVQPMAMSSLDLSMGGYSNPGPSSSLDLDLLSGGSSTVMPFPFSAAVSEIEKPLMVDLATRAMEELIRLVQTDEPLWVKVGHDGREVLHLETYERIFPRPGHQFKYADLHTEASRDSTVVIMNSIALVDMFIDASKWAELFPTIVSKTKTIEVLSTGIAGSKNGTLILMYEELQVLSPVIPTREFCFLRYCHQIQQGLWAIVDVSVDHHRENQLASRSRRLPSGCLIQDMPNGYSKITWVEHVEIDKKNQTHQLYRNLVDSGMAFGAQRWLSTLQRMCERFACLTVAGISSRDLGGVIPGPDGKRSMMKLAQRMANNFCASITASNNHGHKWTNPSGLTDVGVRLTIYRSSGPASLPTGLILGAATSIWLPVPSQRVFSFLKDEKTRAEWDVLSNGNSVQEVVRITNGSHPGNCISLLRALNPAQSNMLILQESCIDASGSLVVYASIDLPSLNDVMSGEDPSKIPLLPSGFAVLPDGQPMGGGASTSSNPMGVASGSLVTVLFQLLASSSPSAKLDIESVTTVTQLISTTVQQMKAALNCPGI, encoded by the exons ATGGATTCCGGAGATGAGCCAGAGACGCCCGAGCAGCAGGGCAGGAAGAAACGGTGCCACCGGCACACACCGAAACAGATTCAAGAGCTGGAAGC GATGTTTAAGGTGTGCCCCCACCCGGATGAGAAGCAGAGGATGCAGCTGAGCCGGGATTTGGGGCTGGAGGCCCGCCAGATCAAGTTCTGGTTCCAGAACAGGAGGACTCAGATGAAG TCGCAGCACGAGAGGGCCGGTAACTGCGCGCTCCGCGCCGAGAACGACAAGATCCGTTGCGAGAACATCGCGATGAAGGAGGCGCTCAAGAACGCCATCTGCCCCTCCTGCGGTGGGCCGCCCACCAATGAAGACTCCTATGTCGATGAGCAGAAGCTTCGGATGGAGAACGCCCGGTTGAAGGACGAG CTTGATCGTGTCTCAAGCTTTGCATCTAAGTATCTAGGAAGGCCTGTTACCCAACTTCCCTCAGTCCAGCCAATGGCAATGTCTTCACTAGATCTGTCTATGGGAGGTTACAGTAATCCAGGGCCTAGCTCTTcccttgatcttgatctcctctctgGAGGTTCATCTACTGTTATGCCATTTCCTTTTTCTGCAGCAGTTTCGGAGATTGAGAAACCTCTTATGGTGGATCTGGCCACCAGGGCAATGGAAGAATTGATCAGGTTAGTACAGACTGATGAGCCCCTCTGGGTGAAGGTTGGGCATGATGGGAGGGAGGTACTTCATCTGGAAACCTATGAGAGAATCTTCCCGAGGCCAGGTCATCAGTTCAAGTACGCAGATCTCCATACTGAGGCCTCAAGGGATTCCACTGTTGTGATTATGAATTCCATAGCATTGGTTGATATGTTCATTGATGCA AGCAAGTGGGCGGAACTATTTCCTACAATTGTTTCTAAGACAAAGACCATTGAAGTACTTTCAACTGGAATTGCGGGTAGTAAGAATGGGACATTGATATTG atgtacgagGAACTACAGGTTCTTTCGCCAGTCATCCCTACCCGTGAATTCTGCTTCCTGCGCTACTGCCATCAAATTCAGCAGGGTTTGTGGGCAATAGTTGATGTTTCGGTGGACCACCACAGAGAGAATCAGCTGGCCTCTCGGTCACGAAGGCTTCCTTCTGGCTGCTTGATTCAGGACATGCCCAATGGCTATTCTAAG ATAACTTGGGTTGAACATGTGGAAATCGATAAGAAAAACCAGACCCATCAACTTTATAGGAATCTAGTAGATAGTGGAATGGCATTTGGAGCACAGCGTTGGCTCTCCACCCTACAGAGGATGTGTGAGAGGTTTGCATGCTTAACGGTGGCTGGGATTTCGAGCAGGGACCTTGGAGGAG TTATTCCCGGGCCTGACGGAAAAAGGAGCATGATGAAGCTTGCCCAGAGAATGGCGAACAATTTCTGTGCCAGTATTACTGCATCCAACAACCACGGCCACAAATGGACCAATCCCTCAGGATTAACTGATGTTGGCGTCCGTCTCACTATTTACAGAAGCTCAGGTCCTGCCAGCCTCCCCACTGGCCTCATCCTCGGTGCAGCAACCTCTATATGGCTACCTGTACCATCACAGAGGGTTTTTAGTTTCCTCAAAGATGAAAAAACTCGAGCTGAG TGGGATGTTCTCTCGAATGGCAATTCGGTGCAGGAGGTGGTGCGTATTACCAATGGTTCGCATCCAGGGAACTGCATTTCTCTACTTCGT GCTCTCAATCCTGCACAGAGCAACATGTTGATACTCCAAGAGAGCTGCATCGATGCATCTGGCTCACTTGTAGTCTATGCTTCCATCGATCTACCGTCCCTCAACGATGTGATGAGTGGCGAAGACCCATCAAAGATACCACTTCTGCCATCAGGCTTCGCCGTATTACCCGATGGACAACCCATGGGGGGAGGGGCCTCCACCAGCTCAAATCCGATGGGAGTTGCATCAGGTTCGCTGGTCACAGTTTTATTTCAACTCCTTGCGAGCAGCTCGCCATCTGCTAAACTGGATATTGAGTCAGTGACAACGGTCACTCAACTTATAAGTACCACAGTACAGCAAATGAAGGCTGCCTTGAACTGTCCCGGTATATAA
- the LOC105058671 gene encoding homeobox-leucine zipper protein ROC8 isoform X2, producing MDSGDEPETPEQQGRKKRCHRHTPKQIQELEAMFKVCPHPDEKQRMQLSRDLGLEARQIKFWFQNRRTQMKSQHERAGNCALRAENDKIRCENIAMKEALKNAICPSCGGPPTNEDSYVDEQKLRMENARLKDELDRVSSFASKYLGRPVTQLPSVQPMAMSSLDLSMGGYSNPGPSSSLDLDLLSGGSSTVMPFPFSAAVSEIEKPLMVDLATRAMEELIRLVQTDEPLWVKVGHDGREVLHLETYERIFPRPGHQFKYADLHTEASRDSTVVIMNSIALVDMFIDASKWAELFPTIVSKTKTIEVLSTGIAGSKNGTLILMYEELQVLSPVIPTREFCFLRYCHQIQQGLWAIVDVSVDHHRENQLASRSRRLPSGCLIQDMPNGYSKITWVEHVEIDKKNQTHQLYRNLVDSGMAFGAQRWLSTLQRMCERFACLTVAGISSRDLGGVIPGPDGKRSMMKLAQRMANNFCASITASNNHGHKWTNPSGLTDVGVRLTIYRSSGPASLPTGLILGAATSIWLPVPSQRVFSFLKDEKTRAEEVVRITNGSHPGNCISLLRALNPAQSNMLILQESCIDASGSLVVYASIDLPSLNDVMSGEDPSKIPLLPSGFAVLPDGQPMGGGASTSSNPMGVASGSLVTVLFQLLASSSPSAKLDIESVTTVTQLISTTVQQMKAALNCPGI from the exons ATGGATTCCGGAGATGAGCCAGAGACGCCCGAGCAGCAGGGCAGGAAGAAACGGTGCCACCGGCACACACCGAAACAGATTCAAGAGCTGGAAGC GATGTTTAAGGTGTGCCCCCACCCGGATGAGAAGCAGAGGATGCAGCTGAGCCGGGATTTGGGGCTGGAGGCCCGCCAGATCAAGTTCTGGTTCCAGAACAGGAGGACTCAGATGAAG TCGCAGCACGAGAGGGCCGGTAACTGCGCGCTCCGCGCCGAGAACGACAAGATCCGTTGCGAGAACATCGCGATGAAGGAGGCGCTCAAGAACGCCATCTGCCCCTCCTGCGGTGGGCCGCCCACCAATGAAGACTCCTATGTCGATGAGCAGAAGCTTCGGATGGAGAACGCCCGGTTGAAGGACGAG CTTGATCGTGTCTCAAGCTTTGCATCTAAGTATCTAGGAAGGCCTGTTACCCAACTTCCCTCAGTCCAGCCAATGGCAATGTCTTCACTAGATCTGTCTATGGGAGGTTACAGTAATCCAGGGCCTAGCTCTTcccttgatcttgatctcctctctgGAGGTTCATCTACTGTTATGCCATTTCCTTTTTCTGCAGCAGTTTCGGAGATTGAGAAACCTCTTATGGTGGATCTGGCCACCAGGGCAATGGAAGAATTGATCAGGTTAGTACAGACTGATGAGCCCCTCTGGGTGAAGGTTGGGCATGATGGGAGGGAGGTACTTCATCTGGAAACCTATGAGAGAATCTTCCCGAGGCCAGGTCATCAGTTCAAGTACGCAGATCTCCATACTGAGGCCTCAAGGGATTCCACTGTTGTGATTATGAATTCCATAGCATTGGTTGATATGTTCATTGATGCA AGCAAGTGGGCGGAACTATTTCCTACAATTGTTTCTAAGACAAAGACCATTGAAGTACTTTCAACTGGAATTGCGGGTAGTAAGAATGGGACATTGATATTG atgtacgagGAACTACAGGTTCTTTCGCCAGTCATCCCTACCCGTGAATTCTGCTTCCTGCGCTACTGCCATCAAATTCAGCAGGGTTTGTGGGCAATAGTTGATGTTTCGGTGGACCACCACAGAGAGAATCAGCTGGCCTCTCGGTCACGAAGGCTTCCTTCTGGCTGCTTGATTCAGGACATGCCCAATGGCTATTCTAAG ATAACTTGGGTTGAACATGTGGAAATCGATAAGAAAAACCAGACCCATCAACTTTATAGGAATCTAGTAGATAGTGGAATGGCATTTGGAGCACAGCGTTGGCTCTCCACCCTACAGAGGATGTGTGAGAGGTTTGCATGCTTAACGGTGGCTGGGATTTCGAGCAGGGACCTTGGAGGAG TTATTCCCGGGCCTGACGGAAAAAGGAGCATGATGAAGCTTGCCCAGAGAATGGCGAACAATTTCTGTGCCAGTATTACTGCATCCAACAACCACGGCCACAAATGGACCAATCCCTCAGGATTAACTGATGTTGGCGTCCGTCTCACTATTTACAGAAGCTCAGGTCCTGCCAGCCTCCCCACTGGCCTCATCCTCGGTGCAGCAACCTCTATATGGCTACCTGTACCATCACAGAGGGTTTTTAGTTTCCTCAAAGATGAAAAAACTCGAGCTGAG GAGGTGGTGCGTATTACCAATGGTTCGCATCCAGGGAACTGCATTTCTCTACTTCGT GCTCTCAATCCTGCACAGAGCAACATGTTGATACTCCAAGAGAGCTGCATCGATGCATCTGGCTCACTTGTAGTCTATGCTTCCATCGATCTACCGTCCCTCAACGATGTGATGAGTGGCGAAGACCCATCAAAGATACCACTTCTGCCATCAGGCTTCGCCGTATTACCCGATGGACAACCCATGGGGGGAGGGGCCTCCACCAGCTCAAATCCGATGGGAGTTGCATCAGGTTCGCTGGTCACAGTTTTATTTCAACTCCTTGCGAGCAGCTCGCCATCTGCTAAACTGGATATTGAGTCAGTGACAACGGTCACTCAACTTATAAGTACCACAGTACAGCAAATGAAGGCTGCCTTGAACTGTCCCGGTATATAA